The following are encoded together in the Anopheles nili chromosome 3, idAnoNiliSN_F5_01, whole genome shotgun sequence genome:
- the LOC128724702 gene encoding nose resistant to fluoxetine protein 6-like codes for MNTYAYQYGGDIGSNHRISDNTKQALKSSNTDPIGNVQDYYRMPKIYDYDDYDRCVAEAPQHPAEDAVYCVARTIIKPDQESDLWRLIENFTNDTKRHFRHDHLDRGLCIESCRQLIRSLDNQTVEDLFVPKFEITFPYIIPEHAFNGVSSDRERYGRLINICQNHALRRQFNLSGYTEIEYCTGPKRTTPIDGLDISFLVISAFIGGLVIASTWYDHYTSKQLGIDHFKKDLPCRKTMVLTSFSLVRNWYRLVSRSKDQLNEDLKFFQAIRFFTFCLVVVGHCGDQFTSTAFSNTFGREAEYSNPLGHILINGTLIVQSFFEMSGFLLSIHFCTNQAKMKRISWAAIFITVAYRYIRLTPAYAFILLLHATWLPKVQDGPLWPRGAEVERNLCRRNWWTNLLYVNNYVNADEPCLQQAWYLACDYQLFTVGLIVLVAVTKYKKYVVHIFSISGLVAILIPAFVVYFNHFDGVFLITLQSERFIYWFDEMYHKIYIPFHTNIGCYLGGVLYGYLYYRVRTSDNKGNRSGFLKFLWYITVPCGMLTLMISMIFYTNNFEKPSFWISLFFPLHKNAWALFGAILLYGIIYNYNRFIKSVVNFPVFVPLGRLTYCAYICHVFFLKNFFYGARNVGYFSHVTMYTQVISVIVASYILGAVIALTLEFPISALQKHLLSKQLEKISKPEPPRENNNVSPPSA; via the exons ATGAACACGTACGCATACCAATATGGTGGTGACATCGGCTCTAATCATAGAATCAGCGACAACACGAAACAGGCGTTAAAATCATCGAACACCGATCCGATTGGGAATG TGCAGGATTACTATCGCATGCCGAAGATTTACGATTATGACGACTACGACCGGTGCGTTGCCGAAGCGCCCCAGCACCCAGCAGAGGACGCCGTTTACTGTGTCGCGCGCACGATCATCAAACCGGATCAAGAGTCAGACCTGTGGCGGCTCATAGAG AATTTCACGAACGACACGAAGCGCCACTTTCGGCACGATCATCTCGATCGAGGACTCTGTATCGAGAGCTGCCGACAGCTGATCCGATCGCTTGACAATCAAACGGTGGAGGACCTGTTCGTGCCCAAGTTCGAGATAACATTTCCG TACATTATACCCGAGCACGCGTTCAACGGGGTGAGCAGCGATCGCGAGCGTTACGGTCGGTTGATAAATATCTGCCAGAACCATGCTCTCCGGCGTCAGTTCAACCTGTCCGGGTATACCGAAATCGAGTACTGCACCGGACCGAAACGCACCACACCGATCGATGGGCTGGACATAAGTTTTCTCGTCATTTCGGCGTTCATCGGTGGGCTTGTGATCGCATCGACCTGGTACGATCACTACACCAGCAAGCAGTTGGGCATCGATCATTTCAAAAAGGATCTTCCCTGTCGCA AAACGATGGTGCTGACTTCGTTCTCGCTGGTGCGCAATTGGTACCGTTTGGTGTCCCGCTCGAAGGACCAACTGAACGAGGATCTAAAGTTTTTCCAAGCGATCCGATTCTTCACCTTTTGCCTGGTGGTTGTCGGACATTGTGGGGATCAGTTTACGTCTACCGCGTTTTCCAACACGTTCGGGCGCGAGGCTGAGTATTCCAACCCGCTCGGTCACATCCTGATCAATGGGACGCTGATCGTGCAGTCGTTCTTCGAGATGAGCGGCTTTCTGCTGAGCATACACTTCTGCACCAACCAAGCCAAGATGAAGCGAATCAGTTGGGCAGCCATTTTCATAACGGTCGCCTATCGTTACATTCG ACTCACTCCGGCTTACGCGTTTATTCTACTGCTCCATGCCACCTGGCTGCCGAAGGTGCAGGATGGACCTCTGTGGCCACGAGGAGCGGAAGTCGAGCGGAATCTTTGCAGACGGAACTGGTGGACTAATCTACTTTACGTAAACAACTACGTCAATGCGGACGAACCG TGTCTTCAGCAAGCCTGGTACTTGGCCTGTGATTACCAACTGTTCACCGTGGGACTCATCGTCCTAGTAGCCGTCACGAA GTACAAGAAATATGTGGTGCATATATTCAGCATCTCCGGACTGGTGGCCATTCTCATTCCGGCATTCGTCGTGTATTTCAACCACTTTGACGGAGTTTTCCTCATCACTTTGCA ATCGGAACGTTTTATCTACTGGTTCGATGAGATGTACCACAAGATCTACATTCCATTCCACACGAACATCGGCTGCTATCTGGGTGGTGTTCTTTACGGATATTTGTACTATCGAGTGCGCACATCCGACAACAAGGGCAACCGATCAGGA tttttgaagtttttgtgGTACATCACCGTACCATGCGGCATGCTTACGCTTATGATTAGCATGATCTTTTACACGAACAATTTTGAGAAACCATCTTTCTGGATTTCACTATTCTTCCCACTGCACAAAAACGCCTGGGCATTGTTTGGTGCGATATTGCTGTACGGTATTATCTACAATTACAACCGATTTATCAAAAGTGTTGTAAACTTCCCGGTTTTCGTACCGCTCGGACGACTCACGTACTGCGCGTACATATGCCACGTGTTCTTCCTGAAGAACTTTTTCTATGGCGCCCGTAATGTCGGTTACTTCAGCCATGTGACTATG TACACCCAGGTGATATCGGTGATAGTAGCGTCGTACATTCTCGGTGCCGTCATAGCCCTCACGCTAGAGTTCCCTATTTCTGCTCTGCAGAAGCATTTGCTTTCGAAACAGCTGG AAAAAATTTCGAAACCAGAACCGCCGAGAGAAAACAACAATGTCAGCCCACCATCAGCCTAA